In one window of Chitinophagales bacterium DNA:
- a CDS encoding SIMPL domain-containing protein (The SIMPL domain is named for its presence in mouse protein SIMPL (signalling molecule that associates with mouse pelle-like kinase). Bacterial member BP26, from Brucella, was shown to assemble into a channel-like structure, while YggE from E. coli has been associated with resistance to oxidative stress.), giving the protein MKPILLLVYGFLLTITAFSQSNAFIEVTGSADSLVLPNQIYLRFGITEKESRTKVQLEEIELKVISGLRSIGVDPEIQLSIQDQLNNIRQYALKKNDGSPREYMLKLYDSKTLVSTLNLLDNLGIQNVRMDRLEHYEAPIVRSILSMRALENARQKAAKLATIGGQQLGSVLSIIEEPVQSDTLFAKDAQMNMRLRKSESNTENIIDLQRIQITSRLRVKFQLQ; this is encoded by the coding sequence ATGAAACCAATTCTGCTGCTGGTCTATGGCTTTTTGCTAACGATTACTGCTTTTTCACAAAGCAATGCTTTCATTGAAGTAACCGGAAGCGCTGATTCACTTGTGCTACCCAACCAGATTTATCTGCGCTTTGGTATAACCGAAAAAGAAAGCAGAACAAAAGTCCAATTAGAAGAAATAGAGCTCAAGGTCATTAGCGGACTAAGAAGTATTGGCGTTGATCCAGAGATACAATTATCCATTCAGGACCAGCTCAATAATATCCGCCAGTACGCATTAAAAAAGAATGATGGCTCTCCAAGAGAATACATGCTGAAACTATACGATAGTAAAACCCTTGTTTCTACACTCAACTTATTGGACAACCTGGGCATACAAAATGTACGCATGGATAGATTAGAACATTATGAGGCACCCATTGTACGCAGTATTTTGAGTATGCGCGCTTTGGAAAACGCCCGGCAAAAAGCCGCCAAACTTGCAACCATTGGTGGCCAGCAATTAGGTAGTGTTTTAAGCATTATAGAAGAACCTGTTCAATCCGATACATTGTTTGCTAAAGATGCGCAAATGAATATGCGCCTTAGAAAATCTGAAAGCAATACAGAAAACATCATTGATTTGCAGCGCATACAGATCACGAGCAGATTACGTGTAAAATTCCAGTTACAATAA
- a CDS encoding DUF2490 domain-containing protein: MRKLLLTILIFVCVAFQLHAQTDALGSWNVINLKYTHNNKWSGFGEAQLRSLRFYNNYHYYEWKLGITYRLSDQFAFTLGGGDYNTYAEGGNFKTPMNNDETRLWQQLVMQQQLKRLRFEHRYRAEQRFTSDGYRNRFRYRLNVSLPLSTTNKQAPTISAYNELFFTDRAPYFERNRVFIGISKSISSNVSIQTGYLSQFDYRINDETGRNFFLIGLQFDLERTKGSKKAAGAVD, from the coding sequence ATGCGAAAACTGCTACTCACTATACTAATTTTTGTTTGCGTTGCATTTCAACTGCATGCCCAAACCGATGCCTTAGGTAGTTGGAATGTCATCAACCTGAAATACACACACAACAACAAATGGAGTGGTTTTGGCGAAGCACAATTGCGCTCCCTGCGTTTTTACAATAACTACCACTATTATGAGTGGAAACTGGGCATCACCTATCGACTCAGCGATCAATTTGCATTTACATTGGGGGGCGGCGATTACAACACCTATGCAGAAGGCGGCAATTTCAAAACACCTATGAACAATGATGAAACCCGTCTATGGCAGCAATTGGTGATGCAACAACAATTGAAACGGCTTCGATTCGAGCATCGCTATAGAGCTGAACAAAGATTTACCAGTGATGGTTATCGTAACAGATTCAGGTATCGCCTGAATGTATCCTTGCCTTTATCTACTACGAATAAGCAAGCGCCAACAATCAGTGCATACAATGAACTCTTCTTTACAGATCGCGCGCCTTATTTCGAGCGCAATCGTGTGTTTATTGGTATCAGTAAGAGTATTAGTTCCAATGTGAGTATCCAGACCGGCTATCTCTCACAGTTTGATTATCGAATCAATGATGAGACAGGAAGAAACTTCTTTTTGATAGGTTTACAATTTGATCTGGAAAGAACCAAGGGCAGCAAAAAAGCAGCCGGGGCTGTTGACTAA
- a CDS encoding 2-oxo acid dehydrogenase subunit E2 produces the protein MDIATDKVDSEVPSTAAGVITEILYNVNDVVPIGAVIARIETGGAVATPAAPVAAAAPQPAPAPAPQPQPQPVYSAPTPPPAPVEPETVPYVPTNTPVVPGNNRFYSPLVLNIANSEGISLSELERIPGTGAEGRVTKKDVLQYVADKRAGKVPAFVAPQPAPTAAPAYTPAPEPTPVAQPVAAPAPAPVAMPEPEPVYTAPAAPVYTTEPQPTPEPVAAPIQPTPRFAPAPQPVAPAPQPAPVQQVISPAPAQTAPQVITTTAAGTPPPVFSSGATEIIEMDRMRKLIANHMVMSKQTSPHVTSFVEADVTNMVNWRNRIKEKFETLEGGKLTFTPMFIEAIVKVMKRYPMINASVEGDKIILKKDINIGMATALPTGNLIVPVIKSADQLNLLGLSRWVNHLADSARNNKLKPDDTQGGTFTLTNVGTFGSLMGTPIINQPQVAILAVGAIKKRPVVIETDKGDFIGIRHMMYLSMSYDHRIVDGSIGAQFLTDVAKEFEAWDVNREIVVESINRIAVI, from the coding sequence TTGGATATTGCAACAGATAAGGTAGACAGTGAGGTTCCCTCTACTGCCGCAGGTGTCATTACCGAAATTCTCTACAACGTAAACGATGTGGTACCTATTGGTGCTGTTATCGCACGTATTGAGACAGGTGGTGCCGTTGCAACACCAGCAGCACCTGTAGCCGCAGCAGCTCCACAACCTGCACCTGCGCCGGCTCCTCAGCCACAACCACAGCCCGTTTATTCCGCACCCACCCCGCCGCCAGCGCCTGTAGAACCTGAAACTGTTCCTTATGTGCCTACCAACACACCTGTTGTTCCTGGCAATAACCGTTTCTACTCACCATTGGTATTAAACATCGCCAACAGCGAAGGCATCAGCTTGAGCGAACTGGAAAGAATTCCCGGTACCGGTGCTGAAGGTCGTGTTACCAAGAAAGATGTGCTGCAGTATGTTGCTGACAAACGCGCTGGCAAAGTACCTGCGTTTGTGGCACCACAGCCTGCACCAACTGCAGCACCTGCATATACACCTGCTCCAGAACCTACGCCTGTGGCACAGCCTGTTGCTGCTCCTGCTCCAGCGCCTGTAGCCATGCCTGAGCCAGAGCCTGTATACACAGCTCCTGCAGCACCAGTTTACACAACTGAACCGCAGCCTACGCCAGAACCAGTTGCCGCACCCATTCAGCCAACGCCAAGATTTGCACCTGCTCCACAGCCAGTAGCGCCAGCACCTCAGCCCGCTCCTGTTCAGCAAGTGATTAGTCCGGCCCCTGCACAAACTGCACCACAGGTGATTACAACCACTGCAGCCGGTACGCCACCGCCTGTATTCTCTTCTGGTGCAACAGAAATCATTGAGATGGATCGTATGCGTAAGCTAATCGCCAATCACATGGTGATGAGCAAGCAGACTAGTCCGCACGTGACTTCTTTCGTTGAAGCAGACGTGACCAATATGGTGAACTGGCGCAACCGAATCAAAGAGAAGTTTGAAACACTGGAAGGCGGCAAACTTACTTTCACACCGATGTTCATTGAAGCTATTGTGAAAGTGATGAAGCGTTACCCCATGATCAATGCATCTGTAGAGGGCGATAAGATTATTCTAAAGAAAGACATCAATATCGGTATGGCTACTGCCCTGCCAACAGGTAACCTCATCGTTCCTGTTATCAAGAGTGCAGATCAGCTGAACCTACTTGGTTTGAGCCGCTGGGTAAACCATCTGGCCGACTCAGCCCGCAATAACAAACTGAAGCCTGATGATACGCAAGGTGGCACATTCACGCTCACCAATGTGGGTACATTCGGCAGCTTGATGGGCACACCTATTATCAACCAGCCCCAAGTGGCTATTCTGGCTGTAGGTGCCATTAAGAAGCGTCCTGTGGTCATTGAAACCGACAAGGGTGATTTCATTGGTATCCGTCATATGATGTACCTCAGCATGAGCTATGATCATCGAATCGTAGATGGTAGCATTGGCGCACAATTCCTCACAGACGTGGCTAAGGAATTTGAAGCCTGGGATGTGAACCGTGAGATCGTTGTGGAATCAATTAACAGAATCGCTGTTATTTAA
- a CDS encoding competence/damage-inducible protein A has protein sequence MEKVFASVITIGDELLIGQVIDTNSAWIAQELNKQGVLVRHRVAVGDVWQDIWDALDAEQDEADIILITGGLGPTADDITKPLLCEYFGGKMVMHQPTLDHVTNIFENILKRPMIERNRKQAEVPDTCTVLINERGTAPGMLFEKNGKIFISMPGVPHEMKWIMHNHVLPLIQEKYQAGYVAHRTLLTAGVGESFLAERIKDVEAILPAELKLAYLPNYGMVRLRLSGWSVNKVELDRLIDHHFQQLKDAVHDVLITDHDEPVEVVIGKLLKAKGQTVSTAESCTGGYIAHLLTSVAGSSDYYMGSVVSYAYDLKEQLLGVDHEEMAQHGAVSEKVVTQMVKGALANMKTDYAVAVSGIMGPGGGLPDKPVGTVWMAVASKEKVMAKKMHFRFDRKRNIELTATQALLYLRELIVDKT, from the coding sequence ATGGAAAAAGTTTTTGCATCGGTGATCACGATTGGGGATGAACTGCTGATTGGACAGGTGATTGATACCAACAGCGCCTGGATTGCTCAGGAATTGAACAAGCAGGGCGTTCTTGTAAGGCATCGTGTGGCTGTAGGTGATGTGTGGCAGGATATCTGGGATGCGCTGGATGCAGAACAAGATGAGGCCGATATTATCCTGATTACAGGTGGTTTAGGCCCAACAGCTGACGATATCACCAAGCCTTTATTGTGTGAATACTTTGGCGGCAAGATGGTGATGCACCAACCTACTTTGGACCATGTAACCAATATTTTTGAGAACATCCTGAAGCGCCCGATGATTGAGCGTAACCGCAAACAAGCCGAAGTGCCGGACACCTGCACCGTCTTAATAAATGAGCGAGGTACAGCCCCAGGCATGTTGTTCGAAAAGAATGGCAAGATCTTTATCTCTATGCCAGGCGTTCCACATGAGATGAAATGGATTATGCATAACCATGTGCTACCGCTGATTCAGGAAAAATACCAAGCCGGATATGTTGCGCACAGAACCCTGCTGACAGCCGGCGTAGGCGAATCATTTCTAGCAGAAAGAATCAAGGATGTGGAAGCTATCCTGCCTGCTGAACTCAAACTAGCTTACCTGCCTAACTACGGGATGGTACGTTTAAGACTAAGCGGCTGGTCTGTAAATAAAGTTGAATTAGATAGGCTTATTGACCATCATTTTCAACAACTTAAGGATGCAGTACATGATGTGCTAATCACTGATCATGACGAACCGGTGGAGGTGGTTATCGGAAAACTATTAAAGGCTAAAGGCCAGACAGTGTCTACTGCCGAAAGCTGCACCGGCGGTTATATTGCCCACCTGTTGACCAGTGTTGCCGGCTCATCTGATTACTACATGGGTAGCGTGGTGAGTTATGCATACGATTTGAAAGAACAACTCCTAGGAGTAGATCACGAAGAAATGGCCCAGCATGGTGCTGTAAGTGAGAAGGTAGTTACCCAGATGGTAAAGGGGGCTTTGGCAAACATGAAAACAGATTATGCAGTAGCAGTAAGCGGTATTATGGGGCCCGGTGGCGGCTTACCCGATAAACCAGTGGGCACTGTTTGGATGGCAGTTGCCAGCAAGGAAAAAGTAATGGCCAAAAAAATGCATTTTCGATTCGATAGAAAAAGGAATATTGAATTAACAGCTACCCAAGCTTTGTTATACTTGAGAGAGTTGATTGTGGATAAGACCTGA
- the dacB gene encoding D-alanyl-D-alanine carboxypeptidase/D-alanyl-D-alanine-endopeptidase, whose product MMKACSRLLILFLPFFALAQKETELEQAMRRFMADEQMRYGQAGLVVKELQTSKVLIDWNGSIGLAPASTQKIFTAAAALDQLGVGFQYNTSLLYDGQVNKGVLYGDLIIQGSGDPSFGSWRYAQTKAQQDLSAWTNALKNAGIREVRGQIKVNQNGFSQQPLPGGWIWDDMGNYYGAGSWGINWRENQFDLIMVPGDKAGDSLKAWRMEPMIPYLQFQNRITTGKPGSGDNGYIYSPPYATHGFAEGTIPAGVNSFTIAGAMPNPFSVLAQTLERNLQAAGIAFNNNTTTSAKQDGVLLHAYASPNMDSLVYWFMQKSINLYGEALLKTLAQQKNGIGSTDAGVQWMRKYWQERGIDPNALRMVDGSGLSPLNRNTAYAQIAALEFASRQTWFSAYLQSFPINNQMQLKSGTIQGAKAYCGYYTNVSGTTYLISFLVNNYNGSASAITRKMFAVLDVLK is encoded by the coding sequence ATGATGAAGGCCTGTTCGCGCTTGCTTATTTTATTTCTGCCCTTTTTCGCGCTTGCGCAAAAAGAAACGGAGCTGGAACAGGCCATGCGGCGCTTTATGGCAGATGAACAAATGCGGTATGGACAAGCGGGATTGGTAGTAAAGGAGTTGCAAACCAGCAAAGTGCTGATTGATTGGAATGGGTCTATCGGACTGGCACCGGCCAGCACGCAGAAAATCTTTACAGCAGCAGCGGCCTTGGATCAGTTGGGGGTGGGCTTTCAATACAATACCTCGCTTTTGTATGATGGGCAAGTGAATAAAGGTGTTTTGTATGGCGATTTAATTATCCAAGGCTCCGGCGATCCCAGCTTTGGCAGTTGGCGATATGCGCAAACAAAAGCACAGCAGGATTTGTCTGCCTGGACAAATGCTTTGAAAAATGCCGGTATCAGGGAAGTGCGTGGACAAATTAAAGTCAATCAAAACGGGTTTAGTCAGCAACCATTACCTGGTGGATGGATATGGGATGATATGGGTAATTATTATGGTGCGGGGTCTTGGGGAATCAATTGGCGTGAAAATCAATTTGATCTCATCATGGTGCCTGGTGACAAAGCAGGAGATAGTCTCAAGGCATGGCGCATGGAGCCAATGATTCCTTATTTGCAATTCCAAAATCGTATTACTACGGGTAAGCCGGGTAGTGGCGACAATGGCTATATCTATTCGCCACCTTATGCAACGCATGGTTTTGCAGAAGGCACCATCCCCGCTGGTGTCAACAGTTTCACGATAGCTGGGGCGATGCCCAATCCTTTTTCTGTATTAGCACAAACACTGGAGCGTAATCTACAAGCTGCAGGCATAGCATTTAATAACAATACGACCACGAGTGCAAAGCAAGATGGGGTGTTGTTGCACGCTTATGCATCGCCAAACATGGATAGTCTTGTGTATTGGTTTATGCAGAAAAGTATCAATCTCTATGGAGAAGCTTTGCTGAAAACATTGGCTCAACAAAAAAATGGTATCGGTAGTACAGATGCAGGTGTGCAATGGATGCGCAAATACTGGCAGGAGCGGGGTATTGATCCCAATGCGTTACGCATGGTGGATGGGAGCGGACTCTCGCCATTGAACAGAAATACAGCTTATGCACAAATTGCCGCATTAGAATTTGCAAGCAGGCAAACCTGGTTTTCGGCTTATTTGCAGTCCTTTCCCATCAATAATCAAATGCAATTGAAAAGTGGTACGATACAAGGTGCTAAAGCCTATTGTGGGTATTATACCAATGTTTCAGGAACCACTTACCTGATTTCATTTCTAGTCAATAATTACAACGGCAGCGCATCAGCCATTACGCGCAAGATGTTTGCAGTGCTGGATGTATTAAAGTAA
- a CDS encoding acyl-CoA thioesterase, with protein MFQHETKIRVRYAETDQMDVVYHGNYAQYFEVGRAESIRQLGFTYKDMEAMGVVMPIVEWHAKYLRPAHYDELLTIRTILKELPDDQRIEFHQEVYNESEKLLTVGRVVLYFIDAATKQKTGMPDVLKAKLLPYFIA; from the coding sequence ATGTTCCAACACGAGACGAAGATTCGCGTTCGATATGCAGAGACTGATCAGATGGATGTAGTATATCACGGCAATTATGCCCAATACTTTGAAGTAGGCAGAGCAGAAAGCATTCGCCAACTGGGATTCACTTATAAAGACATGGAAGCGATGGGTGTGGTGATGCCGATTGTGGAGTGGCATGCCAAATACCTTCGCCCTGCTCATTATGATGAACTGCTCACCATCAGAACCATCTTAAAAGAACTTCCTGATGATCAACGGATAGAATTTCATCAGGAAGTATATAATGAATCGGAAAAACTCTTAACAGTTGGCAGAGTAGTACTTTATTTCATTGATGCTGCGACCAAACAGAAAACCGGCATGCCGGATGTTTTGAAGGCAAAGCTCCTGCCCTATTTCATTGCTTAA
- a CDS encoding tetratricopeptide repeat protein, which translates to MKQFLTIGLLLLCTGSVTAQSTLQYNDPDARFKQARELFQKEQYSLAWPVFRSMYNNGIPQSTMPITTAEEVKYYYIISGLKLQDAAAEPLAKDFLVQEKNLPRKEMMAYELGEYYYRNKQYAEALEAYEKAGIGNLTNRQIADMKFHQGYAYFAQLQFDKAKPLLNTVRQLPKDPNYPEANYYYAFIAFSDKDYDAALQGFRIAEKSAPYTTIVPFYIAEIYYFTGRRDEAIAYVDQSLRAGGQYYDLQLRQLMGHMYFEKRMYPQALPFLEQYVQKQDKVRREDLYELAYCYYEAKSWAKAIEGLKQIGGKEDSLGQNSMYLLADAYLKTGDKANARNAFLFCASNNSNPSQKEISTFSYAKLSYELGYMDVALKSFQEFLKLYPASSFINEARELEIAALAKTSNYKDALVRFEQLTNPGEDVRKLHPGILYGRAVELINDQRLTDAAPLLDKVLELPYNNQQLPFTLFWKGELAYRNGKTEEALEYFMRYLANPQISGEVNPVNAKYAVGYCLLKKESYKAAAGFFDQVAANLTYNATALEQDAYLRLADCYFMNKDYKRSAKMYDEILALNQKGADYALFQKAIIAGALNKPLEKLSLLQSVESRFPTSDLVPDAQLEIANTHLADERFNEAINPLQRVIKNGKAAALKPQAYLKLGVAYFNLDKNDESLTQFQQLVKEYPNAQESDEAVEYIRNIFVEKQQPGDFVSFMRQNGKAVSFSEEDSLTYKSAMLRYEAKDFASAEGGFTDYLKRFPEGKYQIEAAYFAAEIAVFNKQPQSAFPLYQQVSAKAPNRYAERSALQAARIAYFDLKDFAAAEKYFAQLKTIATQQENKLEAMRGLLRCQYKAQQWNNAATNAAELLLEKGAATDDRMMANMVLAKNYQLNSQPNEAANAYKAVVALGRSEYAAEASYRLAELLYQRGSYAEAEKAAFEVIKKNGSYAFWVTRSYILLGDVYFKQKDLFNAEATYKSVAENASIDELKQEATQKLGMVVEEKNRVNKVTQ; encoded by the coding sequence ATGAAGCAATTCCTGACGATTGGTCTCCTGTTACTATGCACTGGTAGTGTCACTGCACAGTCCACTCTGCAGTACAACGATCCTGATGCCAGATTCAAACAGGCAAGAGAACTCTTTCAAAAAGAACAATACAGCCTCGCTTGGCCTGTCTTTCGCAGCATGTACAATAATGGCATACCGCAGAGTACAATGCCTATTACCACTGCAGAAGAGGTGAAGTATTATTATATCATCAGCGGATTGAAACTGCAAGACGCAGCAGCTGAGCCTTTGGCCAAAGATTTTTTGGTGCAGGAGAAAAATCTACCCAGAAAAGAAATGATGGCCTATGAACTGGGTGAATATTATTACCGCAATAAGCAGTATGCAGAAGCATTGGAAGCCTATGAGAAAGCAGGTATTGGTAACCTCACCAATCGGCAGATTGCTGATATGAAGTTTCACCAGGGCTATGCTTATTTCGCGCAATTGCAGTTTGATAAGGCCAAGCCATTGTTGAATACAGTTCGACAATTACCGAAGGATCCCAATTATCCGGAAGCCAATTATTATTATGCATTTATTGCATTCAGTGATAAGGATTATGATGCAGCCTTACAGGGTTTTAGAATAGCAGAGAAATCTGCACCATATACGACCATCGTTCCATTCTATATTGCTGAGATTTATTACTTCACCGGCAGGCGGGATGAAGCCATTGCTTATGTGGATCAGTCGCTGCGTGCAGGCGGACAATACTACGATCTTCAACTTCGCCAGTTGATGGGGCACATGTATTTTGAAAAACGCATGTATCCACAAGCCCTGCCTTTTTTAGAACAGTATGTACAGAAGCAGGATAAAGTGCGCCGTGAAGATTTGTATGAACTGGCTTATTGCTATTACGAAGCCAAGAGTTGGGCTAAAGCCATTGAAGGCCTGAAGCAAATTGGTGGTAAGGAAGATTCGCTCGGACAAAATTCTATGTATTTACTGGCGGATGCCTATTTGAAGACAGGGGATAAAGCCAATGCCAGGAACGCTTTTCTGTTTTGTGCTTCTAATAACAGCAATCCATCGCAGAAAGAAATTTCTACATTCTCCTATGCCAAGCTATCTTATGAGTTGGGCTATATGGATGTGGCTTTGAAAAGCTTTCAGGAGTTTTTGAAACTGTATCCTGCATCCAGCTTTATCAACGAAGCCAGAGAATTGGAGATCGCCGCTTTAGCCAAAACAAGCAATTACAAAGATGCATTGGTGCGATTTGAGCAGCTGACTAATCCCGGTGAAGATGTGCGTAAACTGCATCCGGGTATCTTGTATGGCAGGGCAGTAGAGTTGATCAACGATCAGCGTTTAACAGATGCAGCACCATTACTGGATAAGGTATTGGAGCTGCCTTATAATAATCAGCAATTGCCATTTACTTTATTCTGGAAAGGTGAGTTAGCCTATCGCAACGGCAAAACAGAAGAAGCTTTGGAATACTTTATGCGCTATCTGGCTAATCCGCAAATAAGTGGTGAGGTAAATCCTGTAAATGCAAAATATGCTGTGGGTTATTGTTTGCTGAAAAAGGAAAGTTACAAGGCTGCAGCCGGTTTCTTTGATCAAGTAGCAGCTAATCTTACTTACAATGCAACAGCATTAGAGCAGGATGCGTATCTGCGTCTGGCGGATTGTTATTTCATGAACAAGGATTACAAGCGCTCGGCAAAAATGTATGATGAGATATTGGCTTTGAACCAGAAAGGTGCTGATTACGCTTTGTTTCAAAAAGCCATTATTGCAGGCGCTTTGAATAAACCGCTAGAAAAACTGAGTTTGCTGCAATCTGTGGAATCTCGTTTTCCTACTTCTGATCTGGTGCCTGATGCGCAATTGGAAATAGCCAATACACATTTGGCTGATGAGCGCTTTAACGAAGCCATCAATCCTTTGCAGCGAGTGATCAAGAATGGTAAAGCTGCTGCTTTGAAACCGCAGGCTTATTTGAAATTGGGGGTGGCTTATTTCAATCTCGATAAAAATGATGAATCACTTACGCAGTTTCAGCAATTGGTGAAGGAATACCCCAATGCACAAGAGAGTGATGAAGCTGTGGAATATATCCGCAATATTTTTGTGGAGAAACAACAGCCCGGTGACTTCGTCAGCTTCATGCGCCAGAATGGTAAAGCTGTTTCCTTTAGCGAGGAAGATTCACTCACCTATAAATCAGCGATGCTGCGCTATGAGGCCAAAGATTTTGCAAGTGCAGAAGGCGGTTTTACAGATTACCTCAAGCGCTTTCCTGAAGGTAAATACCAGATTGAAGCAGCTTATTTTGCAGCGGAGATTGCAGTGTTCAATAAACAACCACAATCTGCATTTCCATTGTACCAGCAGGTATCTGCCAAAGCACCCAATCGATATGCGGAGCGCAGTGCTTTACAGGCTGCCCGTATTGCCTATTTTGATTTGAAGGATTTCGCTGCTGCAGAAAAATATTTTGCGCAGTTGAAAACCATTGCCACACAGCAGGAGAATAAATTAGAAGCCATGCGTGGTTTACTGCGTTGTCAGTATAAAGCGCAACAATGGAACAATGCTGCTACCAATGCTGCAGAGTTGTTGTTAGAGAAAGGTGCTGCTACAGATGATCGTATGATGGCCAATATGGTTTTGGCTAAGAATTATCAGTTGAATAGTCAGCCTAATGAAGCAGCCAATGCCTACAAAGCTGTGGTTGCTTTAGGCCGTTCAGAATATGCAGCAGAAGCTTCTTATCGTTTGGCAGAGTTATTATACCAGCGGGGTAGCTATGCTGAAGCGGAAAAAGCAGCATTCGAAGTGATCAAGAAAAATGGTTCTTATGCTTTCTGGGTTACCAGAAGCTATATTCTGTTAGGCGATGTGTATTTCAAACAAAAAGACCTGTTCAATGCTGAAGCTACTTATAAGAGTGTAGCTGAAAATGCCTCGATAGATGAATTGAAACAAGAAGCCACCCAGAAGCTGGGAATGGTAGTAGAAGAAAAGAACAGAGTTAACAAAGTAACCCAATAA
- a CDS encoding class I SAM-dependent methyltransferase — protein MQRILYNQCPACGSNDIRHQLNAADHTVSKEAYQIWQCNTCTLRFTQDVPALHEIGKYYQSQEYISHSDTQKGLVNKLYHLVRNYTLGTKLRLIKRVTKKQAGQILDIGAGTGAFLHTMQTAGWQVSGLEPDETARQVAKARYQASLLTPDHLYTLPNNKYDAITLWHVLEHVHDLQGYFQRFADLLKEDGRLIIAVPNYTSYDAAYYKSEWAAYDVPRHLYHFSPKSMQGLAAKHGFAVQCIKPMWFDSFYVSMLSEKYRNGSVLYVAAVLMGLMSNIVALFKKHRCSSQIYVLKKA, from the coding sequence ATGCAGCGTATTCTTTACAATCAATGCCCGGCCTGTGGAAGCAATGATATTCGTCATCAATTGAATGCAGCAGATCATACGGTAAGCAAAGAAGCTTATCAGATATGGCAGTGCAATACATGTACACTCCGTTTTACACAGGATGTTCCGGCATTACATGAAATAGGTAAGTATTACCAATCGCAGGAGTATATTTCGCATTCAGATACCCAGAAAGGTTTGGTAAATAAACTTTACCATCTGGTTCGCAATTATACATTAGGCACTAAACTTCGATTAATTAAGCGAGTTACGAAGAAGCAGGCCGGGCAGATTCTTGATATTGGTGCAGGCACAGGTGCTTTTCTGCATACCATGCAAACAGCGGGTTGGCAGGTGAGCGGACTGGAGCCGGATGAAACTGCCCGTCAGGTGGCCAAAGCAAGGTATCAGGCATCTTTGCTCACACCAGATCATTTGTACACATTGCCCAACAATAAATACGATGCCATCACATTGTGGCATGTGTTGGAACATGTGCATGATTTGCAAGGCTATTTTCAACGCTTTGCTGATTTGTTGAAGGAGGATGGGAGACTGATCATCGCTGTGCCAAACTATACCAGTTACGATGCAGCCTATTATAAATCAGAGTGGGCAGCTTACGATGTTCCCCGGCACTTGTATCATTTCTCACCGAAGAGCATGCAAGGCTTAGCTGCCAAGCATGGTTTTGCTGTGCAGTGTATCAAACCTATGTGGTTTGATAGTTTCTATGTGAGTATGTTAAGTGAAAAATACAGAAATGGCTCTGTGTTATATGTGGCCGCAGTATTGATGGGGTTAATGTCCAATATCGTCGCTTTATTCAAAAAGCATCGATGCAGCTCACAGATTTATGTATTGAAGAAAGCTTAG